In Acaryochloris marina S15, a single genomic region encodes these proteins:
- a CDS encoding diguanylate cyclase domain-containing protein translates to MSNLQRFRKLTLWLYQRIALILVLLLCIGTGVALSGTFELSADLVDAQALQHARVSVNTVKEAWLLYSQSVVGRLDDVDSVTASPEYHQITGGIPVPATFTIELGERVSQSESGLSFRLFSDYPFPNRQGSGGPQNVFEQKALKYLQQDPTGFYYQKAKEKEHLLFRYAEAVQMEPSCVKCHNTWPGSPKTDWQVGDVRGVIEITQPIDAFVAQAQEGLKSIWTTLIVIGCLAVTSLILVISYLQNSNQILQSKVEAKTAALNRLAHLDGLTELANRRCFDQVLEQEWRRMQRQQRPLALIMCDADYFKLFNDAYGHQAGDHCLQKIARAINANVRRTGDLATRYGGEEFAVIMPNTDHKQACLVAEKIQRAMLDLQIEHLQSEVADHVTLSIGVASTVPQPIYHPTNLVAVADAALYEAKVNGRNQIIVKLPEKAESQLT, encoded by the coding sequence TTGTCTAATTTGCAGCGGTTTCGGAAGCTAACACTCTGGTTGTATCAACGGATAGCGCTAATCCTAGTGCTACTGCTCTGCATTGGGACGGGGGTTGCCCTCTCTGGCACCTTTGAGTTGTCGGCAGATTTAGTGGATGCCCAAGCGCTTCAACATGCGCGCGTTTCTGTGAATACGGTCAAGGAAGCGTGGCTCCTTTACAGCCAGTCTGTGGTGGGGCGTTTGGACGATGTAGACAGTGTGACGGCAAGTCCTGAGTACCATCAAATAACGGGTGGCATCCCAGTACCCGCAACTTTTACGATTGAATTAGGAGAGCGGGTCAGCCAATCGGAAAGCGGTCTATCTTTTCGCTTATTTAGTGACTATCCTTTTCCCAATCGTCAAGGATCAGGGGGGCCCCAAAATGTCTTTGAACAGAAGGCTCTGAAGTATTTACAGCAAGATCCGACTGGCTTCTACTACCAAAAAGCGAAGGAGAAGGAGCACCTCTTGTTTCGCTATGCCGAAGCCGTCCAAATGGAACCGAGCTGTGTCAAGTGTCATAACACTTGGCCGGGTAGTCCTAAAACCGATTGGCAGGTGGGTGATGTGCGCGGGGTTATAGAAATCACGCAGCCCATTGATGCCTTTGTTGCCCAGGCTCAAGAAGGATTAAAGAGTATCTGGACCACGTTGATTGTAATTGGTTGTCTGGCAGTCACAAGTCTCATCCTGGTGATTAGTTATTTACAAAATAGCAATCAAATTTTGCAATCTAAGGTCGAGGCCAAGACCGCTGCCTTGAATCGCCTTGCCCATCTGGATGGCTTGACTGAACTAGCTAATCGGCGGTGTTTTGATCAGGTGTTGGAGCAAGAATGGCGGCGGATGCAGCGCCAACAGAGACCTTTGGCCCTAATTATGTGTGATGCCGATTATTTCAAGCTTTTTAATGATGCCTATGGCCATCAAGCGGGGGATCACTGCCTCCAAAAAATTGCCCGTGCGATTAATGCCAATGTCAGGCGGACGGGGGACTTAGCGACTCGGTATGGGGGAGAAGAGTTTGCAGTAATCATGCCCAATACAGATCATAAACAGGCCTGCCTGGTAGCAGAGAAAATCCAGCGGGCCATGCTCGATTTGCAGATTGAGCATTTGCAGTCGGAGGTGGCCGATCACGTCACCTTGAGTATTGGCGTTGCTAGTACCGTTCCCCAACCGATTTATCACCCGACGAACTTGGTGGCGGTTGCGGATGCAGCTCTCTATGAGGCCAAAGTCAATGGCCGCAATCAAATTATTGTGAAACTTCCCGAGAAAGCGGAAAGTCAGCTGACTTAG
- the pheT gene encoding phenylalanine--tRNA ligase subunit beta, whose amino-acid sequence MRISLNWLKDLVDIDLSPEDLAEQLTLAGFEVEDIEDLRTWADGVVVGKVLTCESHPNADKLRVCTVDIGEAEPSQIVCGAPNVKAGLFVPVATLGTYLPTPDLKIKKAKLRGVPSAGMICSLTELGLESEIDGIHSFDADGVAVGGDVRPLLGLDDVILDLTSTANRADALSMVGVAREVTALTGAQLKLPTTPKLDIPSGKDIKVELPDSEACPAYIATVLEGITIAPSPDWLQQRLIAAGTRPINNVVDITNYILLEWGQPLHAFDADALDALGKKQPLTLSVRLAKAGETLTTLDSQKRELQEQTLVITANDQPVALGGVMGGEDTEVKDTSTRLVLEAALFNSLVIRRSARSQGLRSEASARYERGVNESQLETACLHALQLLVDLTGAKVVAQQRADHRKSLERSIELRLDRVNHVLGKVKGKQGEPTDLTDKDILPILKSLSFDTTPTDRSETWTVTVPPHRHSDIEREIDLVEEIARLYGYDNFCETLPAKTELGSLSSQDTLARKLREAFRAVGLTELIHYSWVKPEGDEQVVVVNPLLVEFSALRTEMLTSLLNACQRNWEQGNGALNGFEVGQVFWKDGEKLKEARAIAGILGGDPAQGKWMRTANQDYAMTWFEAKGLLERVLNQLGLSVTFQSDCPDERLHPGRTAALLSQGAKLGYFGQIHPQVQQDRDLPTVYVFELNLDLLLEQLARLQTKSTLFSTYSTYPAADRDLAFFIPTDITVAEIEKVIRKAAGGRKQSLLTAIELFDEYQGEHVPDGQRSLAFRLLYQACDRTLTDEEVNPIHQKVRDALEKQFKVSLRS is encoded by the coding sequence ATGCGTATCTCTCTCAATTGGCTTAAGGATCTAGTCGATATCGATCTGTCACCCGAAGACCTGGCAGAACAACTGACTCTAGCTGGTTTTGAAGTCGAGGATATTGAAGATTTACGCACTTGGGCGGATGGCGTTGTGGTGGGAAAAGTTCTAACCTGTGAGTCCCATCCCAATGCTGATAAACTGCGGGTTTGCACCGTTGATATTGGTGAAGCAGAACCATCTCAAATTGTCTGTGGTGCCCCCAACGTCAAGGCCGGACTGTTCGTTCCCGTTGCTACCTTGGGCACCTACTTACCCACACCTGACTTAAAAATTAAAAAAGCCAAACTCCGAGGCGTCCCCTCTGCGGGCATGATTTGCTCTCTTACCGAACTGGGTTTAGAAAGCGAGATTGACGGTATCCATAGCTTTGATGCGGATGGCGTAGCAGTTGGAGGGGATGTTCGTCCCCTCTTAGGACTGGATGACGTCATCTTAGATCTGACCTCCACTGCTAACCGTGCCGATGCCCTGAGCATGGTCGGGGTCGCCCGTGAAGTTACGGCGCTGACAGGAGCACAGCTGAAACTACCGACCACGCCCAAACTAGATATTCCGTCGGGCAAAGACATCAAAGTGGAATTGCCTGACTCTGAAGCCTGCCCTGCCTATATCGCCACTGTTCTAGAAGGCATCACCATCGCCCCTTCTCCAGACTGGCTGCAGCAACGACTGATTGCCGCTGGCACTCGCCCCATTAATAATGTGGTGGATATTACCAACTATATTTTGCTGGAGTGGGGACAGCCCCTCCATGCCTTTGATGCTGATGCCCTCGACGCTTTAGGGAAGAAACAGCCCCTAACTTTGAGTGTACGTCTAGCTAAAGCAGGTGAAACGCTTACGACCCTGGATAGCCAAAAGCGTGAGCTGCAAGAACAAACCCTGGTGATTACCGCTAATGATCAGCCTGTGGCATTAGGGGGCGTTATGGGAGGAGAAGATACGGAAGTTAAAGACACTAGCACCCGCTTGGTTCTTGAAGCTGCCCTATTCAACTCTCTGGTTATTCGGCGCTCAGCTCGTAGTCAAGGCTTGCGAAGTGAAGCCTCTGCTCGCTATGAACGTGGGGTGAATGAATCTCAGCTAGAAACCGCCTGCTTACATGCCCTGCAATTATTGGTAGATCTGACAGGAGCCAAGGTGGTGGCCCAACAGCGAGCCGACCATCGCAAATCCCTAGAACGGTCGATTGAGCTGCGTCTGGATCGAGTCAATCATGTGTTGGGTAAAGTCAAAGGCAAGCAAGGTGAACCTACCGACTTAACGGACAAGGACATTCTACCAATCCTCAAATCCCTTAGTTTTGATACCACCCCGACCGATCGATCTGAGACTTGGACTGTCACAGTGCCGCCTCATCGTCATAGTGATATCGAACGGGAAATCGACTTGGTGGAGGAAATTGCTCGACTGTATGGCTACGACAATTTCTGTGAAACCTTACCTGCTAAAACCGAGTTAGGAAGCCTATCCAGCCAGGATACTTTGGCCCGTAAACTTAGAGAAGCCTTCCGAGCGGTGGGTCTCACGGAGTTGATCCATTATTCCTGGGTAAAGCCTGAAGGTGACGAGCAGGTGGTGGTGGTAAATCCATTGCTAGTAGAGTTCTCCGCTCTGCGCACAGAAATGCTCACTAGCCTGCTCAATGCCTGCCAGCGGAATTGGGAACAGGGTAATGGAGCCTTAAATGGCTTTGAAGTCGGTCAAGTGTTCTGGAAAGACGGCGAAAAGCTGAAAGAAGCTCGGGCCATTGCAGGCATTCTGGGGGGTGACCCTGCCCAAGGCAAATGGATGCGCACCGCAAATCAGGACTATGCCATGACTTGGTTCGAAGCCAAGGGCTTACTGGAGCGAGTGCTGAACCAGTTGGGATTGTCTGTGACATTTCAGTCAGATTGCCCTGATGAACGGTTACATCCTGGGCGAACAGCCGCCCTGCTCTCCCAGGGAGCGAAGTTAGGCTATTTTGGCCAAATTCATCCTCAGGTGCAGCAGGACCGGGATTTGCCAACAGTCTATGTGTTTGAGCTGAATTTAGATCTGCTGCTAGAACAACTCGCCCGACTGCAAACCAAGTCAACCCTGTTCTCCACCTATTCTACCTATCCAGCCGCCGATCGGGATTTGGCTTTCTTTATCCCCACGGATATCACCGTTGCGGAAATCGAAAAGGTGATTCGCAAGGCGGCAGGTGGCCGCAAGCAATCTCTGCTCACGGCCATTGAGCTATTTGATGAATATCAGGGGGAGCATGTGCCAGACGGGCAGCGGAGCTTGGCGTTTCGATTGCTGTATCAGGCCTGCGATCGCACCCTCACAGACGAAGAGGTCAACCCCATCCACCAAAAGGTACGTGACGCCCTCGAAAAACAGTTCAAGGTTAGCCTCAGAAGCTAA
- a CDS encoding serine/threonine-protein kinase, translating into MFEHSHRQAGDLIAERYRLLSVLGKGGAGITYAAEDIYSHQEFALKELSLKGMGDWKQLELFEREAKVLSQLDHPAIPNYIDYFQTDTEENRWFYIVQELAPGQSLADLVKEGWRASQTEVRQFALQILDILKYLHELTPPIIHRDIKPQNIIRSEDGQIYLVDFGAVQNVYQNTMVGSTVVGTYGYMAPEHFRGKAVPATDLYSLGATLLFLLTHSSPADLPQKRLKIDFRSAVQLKPDFADWLDQMLEPAVEDRLASAQDAIDMLTAPPRRSPPSAIAQPSAKDLRRQPMGSKVTLKRTKTDLKVDIPPIGLRGETAGIGCFAVFWNGFIFVWTAGAIAAGAPFIFPLFSIPFWIVGLGMAGATIFGMAGRTHLEINPQTFELIWQVKSLGFRYRRSGRTEDIEGIKLTVAYTSNDRPVKGCTLLEGVNTHKFGTMLSPSEKGWLVEEIGDFLMSQQR; encoded by the coding sequence ATGTTTGAGCATTCCCATCGCCAGGCCGGAGATTTAATCGCGGAACGATACCGTCTCCTTTCCGTGCTCGGCAAGGGAGGGGCTGGCATTACTTATGCCGCAGAAGACATCTATTCTCACCAAGAATTTGCCCTCAAAGAACTATCCCTAAAGGGAATGGGAGATTGGAAGCAGCTCGAACTGTTTGAGCGAGAAGCCAAAGTTTTATCCCAACTGGATCATCCAGCCATCCCCAACTACATCGACTATTTCCAAACTGATACCGAAGAAAATCGGTGGTTCTATATTGTTCAGGAACTAGCGCCGGGTCAGTCCTTAGCAGACCTAGTGAAAGAGGGATGGCGAGCAAGCCAAACTGAAGTTCGCCAGTTCGCCTTGCAAATTCTAGATATTTTGAAATACTTGCATGAGCTAACGCCACCGATTATTCATCGAGATATTAAGCCGCAAAATATTATCCGTAGCGAAGACGGTCAGATTTACCTGGTGGATTTTGGAGCAGTCCAAAATGTTTATCAAAATACGATGGTGGGTAGTACTGTCGTCGGTACCTATGGCTATATGGCTCCCGAACATTTCCGAGGAAAAGCGGTTCCTGCTACGGACTTATATTCCCTTGGAGCAACATTGCTATTTTTGCTTACCCACAGCTCCCCTGCAGATTTGCCTCAAAAACGGCTGAAGATTGACTTTCGCTCTGCTGTCCAGCTCAAACCGGACTTTGCCGATTGGCTCGATCAAATGCTGGAACCTGCCGTGGAAGATCGGTTAGCTTCCGCTCAGGATGCGATTGATATGCTTACAGCTCCTCCCCGCCGTTCGCCCCCCTCAGCGATAGCTCAACCCAGCGCCAAAGACCTGCGTCGGCAACCGATGGGCAGTAAAGTAACCTTAAAACGCACCAAGACTGACCTAAAAGTTGATATTCCCCCCATCGGATTGCGAGGAGAAACGGCTGGGATTGGGTGTTTTGCAGTATTTTGGAACGGGTTTATTTTTGTGTGGACTGCAGGAGCAATTGCGGCTGGCGCTCCTTTTATATTCCCCTTATTTTCTATTCCGTTTTGGATTGTCGGTCTCGGTATGGCAGGAGCGACTATCTTTGGCATGGCAGGACGCACCCATTTGGAGATTAATCCTCAAACCTTTGAATTAATCTGGCAAGTAAAGTCTTTGGGATTTCGATACCGTCGTAGTGGCCGTACTGAAGATATTGAAGGGATTAAGCTAACGGTTGCCTATACCAGTAATGATCGCCCTGTGAAAGGCTGCACCTTATTAGAAGGTGTTAACACCCACAAATTTGGGACTATGCTCAGCCCTAGTGAAAAAGGGTGGCTAGTCGAGGAAATCGGTGACTTTTTGATGTCTCAGCAACGTTGA
- a CDS encoding class I SAM-dependent methyltransferase yields the protein MAVKTSVFSHVLSPSTRRYRISRLVTVLAGLWVIGSVLWSPTSHYAEALAGVAYTDPAIYQEKSGYSLDGINKVYMGREIAQVMGHQGAGWLERSGRASSEQPRRLVEALNLSPKDVVADIGAGTGYMSFRMTPLLPEGKVLAVDLQPEMVEILNYFKEERQIDNLEAVLGAEQSPNLPDKSVDLVLMVDAYHEFAFPNEMMTGIVKALKPGGRVVLAEYRAENPLVMIKPLHKMTQKQVRKEMLNVGLVWQETKNLLPQQHLMFFEAA from the coding sequence ATGGCAGTGAAAACTAGCGTTTTTTCTCACGTCCTTTCACCTTCTACAAGGCGATATCGCATCTCTCGCCTCGTAACAGTGTTGGCAGGGCTATGGGTAATCGGTAGTGTCCTGTGGAGTCCAACGAGCCACTATGCAGAGGCTCTAGCAGGCGTTGCTTATACTGATCCCGCCATTTACCAAGAGAAGTCGGGATATAGCCTAGATGGAATTAATAAAGTCTATATGGGGCGAGAAATTGCCCAAGTCATGGGCCATCAAGGAGCTGGATGGCTAGAGCGATCGGGGCGGGCCAGCAGTGAACAGCCTCGACGCTTAGTGGAAGCCCTCAACTTAAGCCCTAAGGATGTGGTGGCTGATATTGGGGCTGGGACAGGTTACATGAGTTTTCGGATGACGCCCCTACTCCCGGAAGGCAAGGTGCTAGCCGTAGATCTCCAGCCAGAGATGGTGGAAATCCTCAACTATTTCAAGGAAGAACGCCAAATTGATAATTTAGAGGCAGTTTTGGGGGCCGAACAGAGCCCTAATTTGCCTGACAAGAGTGTCGATTTAGTACTGATGGTGGATGCCTATCACGAGTTTGCCTTTCCCAACGAAATGATGACCGGCATTGTTAAAGCTCTGAAGCCAGGGGGCAGAGTGGTATTAGCGGAGTATCGGGCTGAAAACCCGCTGGTGATGATTAAGCCGTTGCACAAGATGACGCAAAAGCAGGTCCGCAAAGAGATGCTAAACGTGGGCTTAGTGTGGCAAGAAACTAAGAATCTATTGCCCCAACAACATCTGATGTTTTTTGAGGCGGCTTAG